The following nucleotide sequence is from Methylocella sp..
ACGAGGGGCTTCTGCGGCTTTCGGTTGGCCTCGAAGACGTCGAGGACCTTTTGGACGATCTTTCAACGGCGCTCGCTGTGCTCGACCGGCAAGGGCTGGCGGCGGAGTGACCTGGCTCCGTCTCGCGCCCGCGTTTTCCTGCGGACGAGGTTGTGTTAAACTTAGGGTAAGCCCGCGCCCGGCCCGTTATGTCAGATCGCGATCATGTACAGCGCCGTAACCCACGATATTCAAATTACCGTTCTGCCCGAATTCGTTCCCGAACGATCCGACGCCGAAGAAGCGACGTTTTTCTGGGCCTATACGGTGGAGATCGCCAACCAGGGCGATCTGACCGTGCAGCTCACCGCGCGGCATTGGAAAATCACCGACGGCAATGGCAAGCTCAAAGAAGTGCAGGGCGCTGGCGTCGTCGGCGAACAGCCGATTTTGAAGCCGGGCGAGACGTTCCGTTATACGTCAGGCTCGGATTTGACGACGCCGTCCGGAATTATGAGCGGAGCTTATCGCATGGTGAATGAGCGGGGCGAGGTCTTTGAGGTGGAGATTCCGGCGTTTTCGCTGGATTCGCCATTCTCGCATCGCTTTGTCAATTGAGCGGCTGGCGGCGGGGCAGCCTCGCCGGCGCCAGATTCGTTAAGTGGGGAGCGGTCTTCTGATGTCCTCGATCGGCAATGGCTTCGACGCGAGGCTCGACGCAACGCTCGATATGCTTGAGCGCCTCGTCGCTTTCGACACGGAAAGCTCGAAATCCAATCTCGCCCTGGTCGGGGCGGTCGAGAGCTATTTTGAGGATTGCGGCGTCGATTACGTCAAAATCCCCAATGAAGCCGGCGACAAGGCGGCGCTTTTCGCCAGCATTGGCCCGAAAATCGATGGCGGCGTGGTTCTCTCGGGCCACACCGATGTCGTCCCCGTCGAAGGGCAGTCCTGGACCAGCAATCCTTTTCGATTGCGCCGGGAGAGCGGACGCCTGTTTGGGCGCGGCGCTTGCGACATGAAGGGCTTCGACGCCATCTGCCTCGCGATGATTCCGGAATTTCAGAAAGCGCGCCTGTCCCGCCCGATCCACATTCTTTTGAGCTACGACGAGGAAACAACTTGCCGCGGGCCGCTT
It contains:
- the apaG gene encoding Co2+/Mg2+ efflux protein ApaG, producing MYSAVTHDIQITVLPEFVPERSDAEEATFFWAYTVEIANQGDLTVQLTARHWKITDGNGKLKEVQGAGVVGEQPILKPGETFRYTSGSDLTTPSGIMSGAYRMVNERGEVFEVEIPAFSLDSPFSHRFVN